The genomic stretch GGGGGTATCGGGTTTCATCCGCCGCTCAGCGCCGCCAGGATATCGATCCGATCGTCTGCCGAGAGGCGCTTGCGAAGGTCGCGGATCGGCAACTGGTTGACGAAGACGTTGAGGTGCGGGCGCAGCCGTCCCTGCTCGTCGACCAGGCGAAACTTGAGACCGGGATATTGCCGATCGAGATCGTCCATAAGCCCTATCAGGTTGCCTCCGGCTCCCCCGATCTCGGCGCGGCCGCCCGTGTAATCCCTGAGGTGGGAGGACAGGAAGACGCGCATGGCTCAGCGCGACCCTTCGCTCGCGACGGTTTTTGCCCAAACTCTCACCCGACCTCCAGCGCCAGGATGCGCGGTAGGTGGGAAACGATCTGGGACCACGATTCGCCTTCGTCCGAAGAGGCCCAGACGGCGCCGCTCGTGGTCCCGAGGTAGAGCCCGGCCGGAGACAGACCATCGACCGCCATCGCCTGTCGATAGACCGTGAGCCATGCGTGGCGCTTGGGAAAACCACGGTCATGGCGGGTCCATCTGCGCCCGCCGTCGCGGCTCCGATACACCGCCGGTTTGCCGCCAGGGCTCGTGCGCGGCCAGACGCTGGTGCCGTCCATGGGGAATACCCAGACCGTGTCGCGGTCGCGGGGATGGACGGCGATGGGGAAGCCGATATCGCCGATCGCGGCCGGCATGTGCTCGCCGATATGCGTCCAGGTCTCGGCGGGTCGGTCGAGGCGGTAGATCCCGCAATGGTTCTGCTGGTAGAGGCGGTCCGGATCGGACGGCGCCATGATCATGCAATGCGGGTCGTGGCCGAACTCGGGGTAGGGATCGGGCAAAAAATCCGCGCGGATCCCGCGGTTCAGGCCACGCCAGGTCTTGCCTCGATCGCGGGACTCGAAGGTGCCTGCGCTCGAGACGGCGAGGTACAGGTGTCCGGGATCGCGCGGGTCCACGATCACCGAGTGGGTGATGGGTCCGCCGGGCACGGCACCGATGCCCCACCCGGAGCGGCCGGGGGCGTCGTTGAAACCGGCTACCGGTCTCCAAGTGAGCCCGCCGTCCGGGCTCTCGAAGAAGCCGTCGGGAATGGTACCGCAATACCAGGTGAGCGGCTCCGACGGGTGTCCTGGTGTCAGCCAGAAGACGTGCTCGACGGCGCGTTTCTCTTCTCCCGCCCGGGCCTTGCGGAAAGCGGGCGGGCGTTTCGCCTCGTGCCAGGTGTCGCCCGTGTCCAGGGATCGGAATACGGTAGGACCGAGGTGTCCGGTGCGCGCCCCGGCCACGAGCGTCTGGCCGTCGCGCGGATCGCGGACCACATGACTGACGATATTGCCGAACAGCATCGGTCCGCTCTGCTTCCAGTGTTGCCCGCCTGGCGTTACCCGTGAGGAAAAAGGCGCCCTTCGCGGTCGCGATGAGGAGCGTGGGGCTTGCGGTTCCGGCCCTGATCGCCATGCGGTCCCCTCCTGTCGTATCGGTTGATCCGAGTGTAGCATCCGTGGCCCCTAGGCTATTGTATTGCCGGCCCCGGATGGGACGCGACGGCCCCCCTGCTGGCCGTCAGAGCTCCTCCATACTTCTGTGAAATAATTCACAGCAGCGCCCGCGTGGATAGACTAGCCTCGGTTCCACACCGCCCCCTCCAGCGCGGTAACGGTGGAACACTCGACCGGAGGACCACAATGAATCAGCAGCGATCCCCGCGTTGCCTTTGCGCCGCGCCGCTCGTCGCCGCGCTCCTCTCGGGCTCCCCCGTGGAGGCCGCCCCGCCGGTCCCGCCCTTGCCCGAGTGTGCCGAGCCGGTGACACCCGAAACGCTCAGCCCGGGCCAAAGGCCATCGGGTCCACGGTCCGTAAGGGCGAGCAGGTCGAGCCGTTCTCCGTCGAGATCCTGGGTGTCGATCGGGGCGCGCTCGGGCCCGGCAAGGACCTGATCGTGGTCGACACCAGCGGTCCGGTGATCGACGAGGGGGGCGGCGGGATATCGGCGGGCATGTCGGGCTCGCCCGTCTACACTGAGGACGGCAAACTGATCGGGGCGATCGCCTATGTCTTCATCGTGGGCCCGAGCTCGATCGGGGGCGTGACCCCGGCGCCCGACATGCTCCAGGTGTTCGCGGAGGGTGCCGAGGCAGCGGGGCAGGGCTCGGCCGCGGCGCGGCTCGCCCCCGGCAGCCGGGCCCGGATCGCGCGCGCAGAGGGCGTCGCGGCGTCTGCGGTGGCGGAGGAGATGGGTCGCCTCAGGGTGCCCGTCTCGGTGTCCGGCAACCCCCCGCCCCGAGCAGCTCGGCGCGCTACG from Pseudomonadota bacterium encodes the following:
- a CDS encoding MoaD/ThiS family protein; translated protein: MRVFLSSHLRDYTGGRAEIGGAGGNLIGLMDDLDRQYPGLKFRLVDEQGRLRPHLNVFVNQLPIRDLRKRLSADDRIDILAALSGG